The genomic interval GACTCCTCCTGAACAATGGGGGCTACCTAGTGTAGATTCCTCAGGCCCCAGCGCTGAGCCTGCTGTGGCCCCTGAATCACCCCAGAACGGTCAGGCTAACTTCCCTGGGGCCAGCCTCtgggcagagcccagggagggTGTCAGAGTGCGTGCGTGTTTGGGAGTGCTGCATAGGTGCATTATTTTAAAGAGTCTAAACCTGTGTTGTTCTTGAGGGAGGCCCTTGAGTGACTACCACTTTGCTGTCCCCACTGGgtttccccctccccagggcaTAGGAGGAGGGTTGCtgctggtggggaggaggcaggaagcttTGGTGGGCTGGATCTGGCTTGGGACACCCCCTCTTCTTTGCCACCAGTCAAGATTTCTCATGCCAATCCAGGTGTGATAGAGCTTGGCCATTTACCTGGGTCCTTCCTGGTACCTGCCTCGCTCTGGAAGAGAGAGTAGGTGAGAAGGAGGTTGCCATCTCCTGGATCAGCTGTGTGGAGTTACTTTAAAATATGGGAATGAGGTTTACTTTCAGGCTGGGTTCCTAGGACACCTGTCCTTGGGGCTTGGGGTCCCCTCTGTCCCACTGCTAATGGGAGAATGGAACATCAACCCCCACACCTGTGAAAGTTTGGGTCCTGGCTCAAAGGAACGAAGGTGGGCTGTGTTGGGCCCTGACCTCCAGGGCCTTGCcttggggatgggtggggggtggattgGGTAGGTGGTAGGTGGAACTCTTTGCCAGTATAGTCTCTGGGAAGCTGGAGAGCAGAGAGCTGGCTTTCCCCAGAGCTGTAATATAAGCCAGGGCCTTTGGAAAGGCCTGGGAGACCAATGCCTCCCCTCATTGGAGCAGGCCCACACCGGCCTGGCAGCTCCCCTTCCAGAAGGGCAGGGGAGATACGGAAGAGGCCCCGTGCTGCTGGGAAACCGCCGAGTGCTTCCCCTCTCACAACACTCTCTACTTCCTCCTTCGCCTCTTCTCCCCTGCgggagggaggggcctggagCAGGCCTGGCTCACACTCAAATTGTTGGTTGGCCAAAGGGCCCTGAGGCCTCGGGTTTTCTGGGGCCCTGAGCCCCAAAGGCCAGTGTGGGGTTGATGCCCTCCTCCACAAGGGGCTCTTAGCCAAacttgtcctcccctcccccaaccccacccaccGTGGGGTGGTGTGTTTGGGGCGTGTCTGCCCGCTACTGCTGTCAGCTCAGTCAGTCAGCAGTGTGACCAATCCGGGATGGGCAGGAGGGCTGGTGGACCAGCCTGCTCCCTGGCTTGGGGGCTACAGCTGCCCCCCGGAGATCCTGCCCAGCCCTGTAGCCAGGGAACCTGAATGGTGGGGCCCAGAGAGCATGGGGCTGGGTGGAGATGGAGAGGTGCTTCTGGATCAGGAAAGGTGTTCTCAGCCAGCTCCTGAGCAGGCCTCACCTGGCAGCAGGTCTTTCAGCAGAGATGCTGAACTGACCGGTGCGAGGCTGCCCTTCTTTCCCGCCTGCCTCTTTGGTTCCTGATTGTCCCGCTGGTGGTGGGGACAAGAGGGATGTGGGAACGATGAGTTCTAGCACCACAAAGGGCAGAGAAGGACCGAATTTGTTCTGTGTGGTCTCTGAGGAAATCAGACACTGGGACCTGGCCTGGGAGTCCTGGGCCTGATTTCTTCATGTGTGAACTGAAGGTGAtgtccctgccctgcctgtggTGTGGACTCTTGTGAGGAtccacaggtgtgtgtgtgtacagacacCTAGTGAGCAGATGCTGACACAGCAAGTATAGGTATACGCCGGGTGTCTGGATTCCTGGCTGGGTGTAGTTTCAGTAATACCTGTGACTTGCTGTGTGGTCCTCAACAAatcactttgcctctctgagctaatttatttcatctgtgaagtggaggTGCCGCCTGCCCTCTGGAAAGTACTTGGTAAATACTTTCGAAGGCCTTCCCCAGAAGCTATGATCCGCCTACCTCCTGCCCCCCCATTCTTGTCTGGTAGCCTGTGAGGTCTTTGCTGACTGGCCTCTGCCCACCTTATCTATCACCCCATTCCCCTCAGCCTTGTTCCTGAACCTTCCTGCTCATCACCAGCCTAACCTCTGAACTTTCAGGTTGCCAGGCCTCCAGCATCCTCTCTGACAGCCCCTGCTCTGTCTTTccacagcccctctcctctctcagcctGGGTTGTTATCCTCTGTAACTTGTCCTTGCCCTCAGTGCCTCTAGGCCTTGAGCTCCCCAACGCAGAGACTAGGTCTGTTTTAATTGTTCAccgctgtgtccccagcacttaACCCCAGTGCCTGTCTGGGTGTGGATGGGGATTTGTGGTGTCTCAGGCTGAGCGGGGGTGTCACTGAGCACTAACTGGGACAGGGTCAGAGGATGTGTTATGGTTGGAAGACTTCAGAAGCTGGGACCCAGGACTGCTGGCCCACTGAGAAAAccccttgtgttctctctgcGTAGAGGAGCAGGAGCGGCTTCGCTTGGAgcgggagagggagcaggagcagAAGAAGGCCAGCAGCCTGGCCAGGCTGGCCCATGCCCTGCCCGTGGAGGAGCCCCGCATTGAAGCACCACCCCTACCTCTGTCCCCTCCGGCACCCCcgccagcacccccacccccacttgccacccccaccccactgactGTCATTCCTATTCCAGTAGTGACCAACTCTCCTcaacctctgcccccacccccaccactgcctcctgcagcccagcctctgcccctggCGCCCCGCCAGCCAGCCCTGGTTAGCACCCCTGGACTCAGCATTAAGGAGGCTGCCCCCCTGCCCACCAGGCCACAGgtgcccacccctgctcccctgctgccGGACTCCAAGACCACCCTTCCGCCCACTGGCAGCCCTAAGCCtctgcagcccctccccacccctatcCTGACCATAGCACCACACCCTGGAGTCCAGCCCCAGCTGGCCCCCCAgcagccacccccacccactcTTGGGACCCTGAAGTTGGCACCAGCGGAAGAAGTCAAATCCAGCGAACAGAAGAAGAGGCCTGGGGGGTGAGTGAGGTGTGGCAGAGTCTGGGCTGGTGGGGTGGAGAACTGCCCGAATCCTGGGCTGTGTGTGGAAGAGAaagtaccccctccccccccccccccccccactcctgagCCAGTCCTTCAAAGCCATGTCCTACCTCCCTATCTGAGAAGCACGGTATTTTATTTGGACAGTTTGCACTGTGCCTGTGCCTATCCCCACCCTGGGAGTGGGGAATGGCCATTGCCCTCTGTTTTCTCAGGCTTCTGTGTCCTCTGACCCCCTCAAGGATGGGCCGATGGCATTTCCAGGCCTTTGGACAGAGTATTGGATTGGGGAACTCTTGGGTGAGGGCTGGGGTCAACTGGctatttctctgagcctcaggagACCTTATATCTCCTCTTAGGTGGAAGGGGCAGGATGGAGGGTTAATGGGTTGTGAATTACGAGCATACGTGTGCCCTCCAGGGAGTATAAGCACATCTGAACAGGGTGAACATCTCCCATTGCTGCTTTTTGTACAGAGAATATGGGGGGCAAGACGCCTGTGACatttggggagtgggggcagggggcgggaagGCCACCTAATTGGGCCCTCCTCCCTAAGCCTCCTGTCTGTCTGGGTTTCAGGATCGGAACCAGAGAAGTCCACAACAAATTGGAGAAGAacaggtgtgtgtgcgtgcgtgtgtgtctcTGGGCTCGACCTGCCCGCTCCGGGGACAGGTCCCACCCTTGTTCTCCTGGGGCCTTCCCTCCCCGCCCTGACCCCCGGCCCCCCAGGCGCTGGCTAACTGgcgcctctccctctccccaggagGGCCCATCTGAAAGAATGCTTTGAGACCCTGAAGCGCAACATCCCCAACGTGGACGACAAGAAGACGTCGAATCTGAGTGTGCTGCGGACGGCGCTGCGGTACATCCAGGTACGGGGGAGGGAAGCGCGGCGGAGAGGACGGCGGGCGGCGGCCTCTGCGCCAGCTTCCTCCTCATTCCCTCCCGCCCTCTTCCCCtcgccgcggccccgccccgccctcgcTCCCTCTCCCGCTCCCCCGCCCGCCTCCACGCGGGCGCTGAGCACATGGCCCGGCTGACGTCAGCGGGGCTCCCCGCCCGCGAGGGGGCGGGAGGACGGGCGCGCGTGCGCGGGGGAGGGCGGCCGCGGCGTTCCCTTCTCCGCCCCCCCCCTTTTCCCGTTCGGCCGCCCCGCGGAGCCCCGCCATCTGCGCCGCCTCCGCAGCTCGGTTTTCGGACCCGGTGCCCGGGCCCGCGTTACAGCCTGGCGCTCTTAGTGCCCCCGCGGGTGAGAAGGGCGTGGAGCCGCCCCGGCGCCTCCAGCCCGCCCGCAGTGCCTGGGCGGGAACCCGGATTTGGCCCGAGAATCTGTCGCTCGTGATGGGGTGGGGAGTCCCCTGGGCGTGGCTCCTTGCACGCGGCGGCGCGCCGGTGAGGCCCCACCCCGTTTTACCCCCAAAGGGTTAAGAGCCTTCTAGTGAGCGCATTGAGGTGCCACGACTCAATTTTGGGGGTTAATCCTGGAGGCTGTGGAAATGTCTAAGTAACCAGTCCTCGGGTCGCCGAACCTTCAAAAATTAGGCTCTCCTCATGCCTGGGATTTTAAAAAACCCCTTTTCAAGGGGCCCTCCTGTCTGTGTGGACCTCCCCTCTTTGGACATTGGCTTCCCTCTGCAGTacggggtggggggcgcccgCCAGATAAGACAGTTGCCATGACGGCCCCGTGTTTCGGTTTCCTTGGAAACCGGCCGAGGGTTCCGCGTGCCGGAAAggaggctgtgggggtggggcgcgcGGCCACGCTCGGCTGCCGCGGAGACGGAGTCCGAATGGAGCcgttggggagtgggagggactTAGGGCTCCCtgcctggcgggggcgggggcagcttGCGGTCCCCCTATCGGCGCGCTTCGACAGCTGGGGGGTCGGGCAGCATTAAGGTTCCTGTGGGAAGGGTAGCAAAGAGGATCTGACCGAGCTTTGAGCCGGGGCCGGGCGCCACCCCTCCCCCGGCCAGTACTGCGGGGTCACAGCCCTGAGGTAACCGGAGCCTGACTTGTTCAGGGGGCGGAGGCGCTGCTTCGCGACTGCTCCCAGCCGGCTGCTCCCTCCCAAGCTCCCGCGAACGCGCGCCCTTCCGCCCGCCCTgcgggtgagggggaggggctggcgcGCCTCCAGGCCGCTTCCCGGCACCCTGGAGGGGAGGGGTCGGGCTCGAAGATTGGTGGAaacggggtgggggcggggcttccGTGCTCCGAGGGGAGGGTGCAGCCGGCAGGGAGTGACGCTGCAAGGCCAGGTCCGCGTGGGTGCGCGCGTGctctgggaggggcggggcctcgcTGTTGGCCTGACTGGCTTAGAAAGAGGAGAGGCCCGAGGGGGTGGGCTTCGGAGGGTCTCCAGGAGGCCTACTTCTGACATATTTTTGCAGAACTTGGGCTTGAGAATGTTCCCGGTCCTTCAGTCATAGGCAGTTATGTGTCCTGGAAGCAAATCCTTGTCCAAATGCTGTGACGTTTTCTATGACTCTCAGTTTCTTTTGTACTGCCATTTTgctaaatgggaagaaatagtaGCATCTTCATCATAGGAATGTTCAGATTGGTCCTCTATAAACACCAACTTAATAATAATTCTTGAGAAGTAGAAAGAATAGGATGGCACATTCCACTTTATAGACGCATACTTAGGAAAGCCTTGCTTGCAATGATATCtggatttgaaaataaatcagaaatagaGACTTGGTAGAACCAGCAGACATGAGCCTGGGCTGAGGAGGCAGCGAGGTGTGAGGTGTACCCAGGCTGTTCATAAGAGAAATTTGTCCTGGGGCTGGTAATGGAAGCAGAAACAAAAGTTACAAGGCTATCTCAATCCTCaatctcattcatttgtttattcactcaggTACTTTGGACAGCTCTGTGTCTGATTCTGAGGATGAAGCAGGGAGCAAAGAAATAAGCGTGGGTCTGTCTTCATAGGTTTGGTCTTGGTGGTAGATTATAAATACTGTGCCATGAGAATGTAATAGGGACAGGGATCAGAGGATCTGTTTTGAGGTGTGCCGGAGGTTGTTGCTGAGGAAGGGGCATCTGAACTGAGACCTGAAGGTTCCAGGGTGACCTGGGCAAAGCAGAGGGCAGAAAGCCCAGCTCAGGCTGAAATGTCTCCAGCAAGAGGGAGCAGGATTCAGTTTTGGAACTTAAAGGTGGCCGTGGGGGTTACCACGTGGAGAGTAGAGATGGGctaggggctggggggggggggggcagcagggcACTAGATAGGAGTCAAAAGGGAATAGTAGAGAGACCAATAAGGTGTGTAGACTGAAAGCATTGGTTGTTTGCTGAGGTGGGAAGGCTGTAGCTCCCAGCCAGACTCAGAGTGGCGTGGAAGATTTTAAGAAAGCCACAGTGAGGTGGacaaaaacaggaagaggaaTAGGCAGGTACCAAACTATGCATCCAAGCAGTTTTAggaaatgtgtttaaaatgaaGCAATGTGGACAAAAGCTGGACCCTGGAGAAACTTTCCGGGGGCCTCTAGGCCTGTGGATAACTGAGCTGGGTAAGAAAAAGAGGTTTTGGCCTCTGAGTTTCTCCCTAAGTCAGAAATCTACTCTTCCTGCTGGTAGGTAGAGTTCAGGACACCACTTccagcccccagcagccaggTTCAAGTGAGAGCTGACTCACCACAGGCCCCATCATTGATATGGCCTCATCTGATGTCATGTCCAGCACTGGCCTCTCAGGGTAGAGCCAGGTGAGaagccaggtgtgtgtgtgtgtgtgtgtgtgtgtgtgtgtgtgtgtgtgtgtgtaagggaggGATCTTTCTGGGAGAAATATAGAGGGAAACAGGTTAAATCTCAAAACCAGGATAGAGAAGGCTGTGTGTGGCCTGGGACTGCTAGCAGAATTGTAAAACTACCAGGTTTCAGGCCAGAACATTGCATGGTTGTGTCTGGGTTATGTGTTGGCAGGTACTAATGGTTTGAGGCATTTCTTACTGGTGAGGTCAGAAACACAGGAGTTTGGGGCTGCACGAGGAAGCGTAGGGAAATTGGGCCTAGTTTAGTGGGCAAACTTGAAGACATTGCCATGCCCAAGAGGGACAAGTGAACAGTCAGGAAGGCTGCTATAAAACTGCTTGTAGAAATAGAGTCAGGGGAAACTTATGTCTAATGTGACTGTGATTCTGTGATAAAGCAGAGAGACAGGATAGAGGTGGGAACCAACATGCTCACATCCTCACAGATCCTTCCCCTGGAGCTAAGATGTGCATAATTCTGTCCTGGACACTGGTCGGGTCAGGGGATAAAGCTGATAATAAAACAGTCCTTGCCTTTACTCACAGCGTTGGACAAGGAACAGTGTGTATGGAGGTGGAAGGACAAAATACGAAGCTTTTAGGGATAATATGAGCTAGTGTCTGATTAAGTACTACCTGACAGTCTTATTAAATGCTCAAGAGTGTTGTGTGGTGCCAAGAAGGGCTCAAGGGCAAGAAGATGCACTGGTCAGGGCATGAGATGGGATGGGTGGTGGGAGTCAGATGTGGTCTTGGAGCACAAGCACATATGATGTAGAGGGATGAGAAGGGACCATCTGTGTGTGAGACCGGGTTCAGAGAGGAAAACTAAGACAAGCTGGATAGTTTGGTGTAGGAAGAGTCGGTGGGTTCTGTACCTGGCCGTAACCGGCCAGCCTTAGAAGCCAGGAGCTCAGGAATAGGTCAGGTTAAGAGACTCAGGATGCAACAGGGCAAAAGTGTCCATGTTTGGTGGACCCAGCACTCGTCACATGTCTGGGCCAAAGAGAAACTGGCAACAGGGAGGTCTCCAAGACTTAGAGGAGTCAGTTTTAATAAAGTGTCAGCTTCAGGAGGTCATGGAGGATAGAAGCTGAGGCATAGGACACAAGCTGGCCTTTTGGGgatataaaacacttttttttttttttttttttttttttttttgagagagaaagtacatatgccaagtgggggagagaggcggagggagagaggatgttgagccagctctgtgctgagtggtcgatcccacgaccctggatcctgacctgagctgacattaagagttggacgctcaaccgactgagccacccacatgcccctcgaGACACTTCTGATAGGGGAGCAGTGCCACAGTCTGGGAGGCATGGCATCCAGCACCAACATGAGGGGTGAACCTAAGAGGCTGTGGGCCTGGAGGAGTTGAGGCAGGGATGGCTCTGTGGACAAGGGAACTCCCTGTTGGTGTTCTTAGTGAGGTGGGTGGCATCAGCGCCATGGGGGCAGGAGCAATGTGGAACCTGTGGTGAAGGACAGAAGTGTCTCCAGTGGTGCTCCATGTCAGAGGTGCCATTGAGCCATTTCTCCTTGGTCAGTGCAGCTCAGCTACAGGTGTGGAAGGAGGGGCACGTTCCAGGGCTTAGGGATCGATCATTCAGGAGCCTGGGGAATCTGGAGGGCTGTGGGCAGGGTGAAAATGGAGAGTGTGGTTGAGAGGCAGCACAGGTAGGTGCCACGGAGAGTAGCCCAGGTGAGAGCAGAGGGCAGAGCCAACAGCTGCCGGGGATGAGATGGAGGCAGGTCAAGAAGAAATTCAGGGGGTTGGAGGCCATGCCACAAAGTCTGAGAGGCATCCTCAGGGACATTGAAGTTAAGACTAGTGAATGATGCTGTGGAGCAAAGGGCAGGATTGTTTGGGGTTCTTTGGGGAATGAGTTCCAAGGAGGGTAGCCTGTGGCATGGTGACTGACAGCATGGTATGAGTGGTGGCGGGGCCTTGAGCGTCACGGAGAAGTCTGTTACCCCTTCTGTCCTCTGCAGAATGGAGGCAAGTGGCTGCCAGGAGGGTGGATAGGGCCAGGGGCCATGAAGCCCCTCAGGACACAgttgatgtgggggtgggggaaggcctTCATCCTAGAGTGGGGCTGGCCTGGATCTGTGCTTTTTTTCAATGGTGCCTGCTGGAGAGCCCACAGTCCCCAGGATGCAGGGCCTCACGGGACAAAGCCATGGACCAGCAGTGGGTGTGGTCCCCCGCGGCCCCATCACTGCAGACTGCCCCTGGGTGCTAAGTGACCTGGAGGCCAGGGTGGCAGTGGGAAGGGATTGCGGTACTGGGGACCCTGTGGCCTCTGCTCAGGGTATCCTTCGGTCTCTTGGCTGTTGTCCAGTctctgaagaggaaggagaaggaatacGAGCATGAGATGGAGCGGCTGGCGCGGGAGAAGATCGCCACACAGCAGCGGCTGGCGGAGCTCAAGCATGAGCTGAGCCAGTGGATGGACGTGCTGGAGATCGACCGTGTGCTCCGGCAGACTGGCCAGCCGGAGGACGACCAGGCCTCCACCTCTACGGCCTCTGGtgagccccacctgcccctccctggtcagGCCCTTGCCCCCCAGCTCCATGCCCCCAGACCCCAGGGGCATCTACTACTCCAGCCTCTTGTTTCGCGAGCCTTTCTGACCTGTCCCTGTCCCCGTGTCCCCCCACAGAGGGTGAGGACAACATAGACGAGGATATGGAGGAGGATCAGGCCGGCCTGGGCCCACCTAAACTGAGCCATCGCCCCCACCCGGAGCTGCCGAAGCCACCGCCCAGCACCGCCCCCGCACCTCTGCCTCCCCATccacacccccactcccagcctgtGGCCCTGTCTCCTGTCCACCTGCCTGGGCAGCAGCCGCCACCACAGCAGAAGACACCtctgccagcccctcctcccccaccggCTGCCCCTGCCCAGACGCTGGTGCCCGCTCCAGCCCATCTGGTGGCTGCAGCTGGTGGAGGTTCCACGGTCATCGCCCACACGGCCACCACCCACGCCTCAGTCATCCAGACTGTGAACCACGTTCTACAGGGGCCGGGCGGCAAGCACATCGCCCACATTGCCCCCTcggcccccagccctgctgtgcaGCTGGCACCTGCCACACCCCCCATTGGCCACATCACAGTGCACCCTGCCACCCTCAACCATGTGGCCCACCTCggctcccagctgcccctgtATCCACAGCCCGTGGCAGTGAGCCAGCCCGTGGCGGTGAGCCACATTGCCCACACCCTCTCACACCAGCAAGTGAATGGCACAGCGGGGCTGGGACCCCCAGCCACTGTCATGGCAAAGCCAGCTGTGGGGGCTCAGGTGGTGCACCACCCCCAGCTGGTGGGCCAGACAGTGCTCAACCCCGTGACCATGGTCACCATGCCCTCCTTCCCGGTCAGCACACTCAAGCTGGCTTGAGGATGAGGCCACTCAGAGGCCcccagtgggggcagggagggggacctgtcccccactctcccacccacCAGCTCCAC from Panthera leo isolate Ple1 chromosome E1, P.leo_Ple1_pat1.1, whole genome shotgun sequence carries:
- the MNT gene encoding max-binding protein MNT — its product is MSIETLLEAARFLEWQAQQQQRAREEQERLRLEREREQEQKKASSLARLAHALPVEEPRIEAPPLPLSPPAPPPAPPPPLATPTPLTVIPIPVVTNSPQPLPPPPPLPPAAQPLPLAPRQPALVSTPGLSIKEAAPLPTRPQVPTPAPLLPDSKTTLPPTGSPKPLQPLPTPILTIAPHPGVQPQLAPQQPPPPTLGTLKLAPAEEVKSSEQKKRPGGIGTREVHNKLEKNRRAHLKECFETLKRNIPNVDDKKTSNLSVLRTALRYIQSLKRKEKEYEHEMERLAREKIATQQRLAELKHELSQWMDVLEIDRVLRQTGQPEDDQASTSTASEGEDNIDEDMEEDQAGLGPPKLSHRPHPELPKPPPSTAPAPLPPHPHPHSQPVALSPVHLPGQQPPPQQKTPLPAPPPPPAAPAQTLVPAPAHLVAAAGGGSTVIAHTATTHASVIQTVNHVLQGPGGKHIAHIAPSAPSPAVQLAPATPPIGHITVHPATLNHVAHLGSQLPLYPQPVAVSQPVAVSHIAHTLSHQQVNGTAGLGPPATVMAKPAVGAQVVHHPQLVGQTVLNPVTMVTMPSFPVSTLKLA